Proteins from one Elgaria multicarinata webbii isolate HBS135686 ecotype San Diego chromosome 3, rElgMul1.1.pri, whole genome shotgun sequence genomic window:
- the TMED1 gene encoding transmembrane emp24 domain-containing protein 1: MAWASGLGLPLLLAGAFWGGLQAAQPPAPQDVEFTFLLPAGLRECFYQVAPGNGSMEVEYQVIGGAGLDVDFSLESPSGALLVDEYRRSDGVHTIEPTEGGAYKLCLDNTFSTISEKLVFFEIIFDSNPEEDDLNSWADVAEPEEMLDIKIEDIKESIETMKTRLERSIQMQALLRAFEARDRNLQESNLSRVNFWSAVNLSVLLLVSFLQVYMLKSLFEDKRRVWT; this comes from the exons ATGGCGTGGGCCTCGGGCCTcgggctgccgctgctgctggcgGGGGCCTTCTGGGGCGGCCTCCAGGCAGCCCAGCCGCCCGCTCCGCAGGACGTCGAGTTCACCTTCCTGCTGCCGGCCGGGCTGAGGGAGTGCTTCTACCAGGTCGCGCCGGGCAACGGCTCCATGGAGGTCGAGTACcag GTTATTGGTGGGGCTGGGCTGGACGTTGATTTCTCCTTGGAGAGCCCTTCAGGCGCCTTGCTGGTTGATGAGTACCGGAGATCAGACGGGGTGCACAC CATTGAGCCTACAGAGGGAGGTGCCTACAAGCTGTGCTTAGACAACACCTTCAGCACGATCTCGGAGAAGTTGGTGTTCTTCGAGATAATCTTTGACAGCAACCCGGAAGAGGACGACTTGAACAGCTGGGCAGATGTAGCAGAACCGGAGGAGATGCTCGACATTAAGATAGAAGACATTAAG GAATCTATCGAAACCATGAAGACCCGCCTGGAGAGGAGCATTCAGATGCAGGCACTGCTGCGAGCCTTTGAAGCCCGAGATCGAAATTTGCAGGAAAGCAACCTGAGCCGGGTCAACTTCTGGTCAGCTGTCAACCTcagtgtgctgctgctggtgtCATTTCTCCAGGTGTATATGTTGAAAAGCCTCTTTGAAGACAAGAGGAGAGTCTGGACGTAG